Proteins encoded by one window of Flagellimonas lutaonensis:
- a CDS encoding type IX secretion system membrane protein PorP/SprF: MYKKVLPLLLVSLFFMGPVTAQEESPAVTYSAPSQNLLKFNRFLINPTFSTVREDKSYINLFHRNQAVSFDDNFQTYFLSYSGRIGDRSGLGVSLYTQREGIFNNFGVLANYAYGVKLSEQSNFTFGANFSYYNSGLDQNRASSLDPNDPLLGRNNSTLLLFQPGFNLSFGRFDFGAFAENLFDYNLKTNESNTEFSEKMYSAHLQYTHQFENASGIFEQGRLMPLARVRKVGEEDISLGGGLIMDLPKLGWLQAGYDDLFGASAGVGFNLNRRISLGYTMEKGLSNDLDNLGLTHEISLAYSFTPTLTEDRVMLEKEDELVSNEEEETPIEELTLSEKDMRIAELERKLAENDAILDELLFRQDSLEQNRQRDLERRFENVMRLVRRETQGKRPELEQQARETYFAGTDVAPTDTNKQQPLANHGLTNNTSAKKIIKLKDTDRPIESKPVAVREDSKKDNIRYKNTSRSFKSFTIPNIQSGHYLIANVYRGTKYMNKFIDELKAQGIEADYFQNPKNGLNYVYLKGYANKQDAINAYRSKLNGTYQGDTWVMKVTGDYDNTQYASNEVSDSKYDDTALRQNVVSADQEPSGNTQGGIAYKTYDIDGLGSGFYIIANVFEKPSNAKRFVKELNAKGLSASYFINPENNYRYVYLKRHSEWTSALISYYSKLNNQYHDQIWIMRVKPNHIS; encoded by the coding sequence ATGTACAAAAAAGTATTGCCTCTATTGCTAGTCTCGCTTTTCTTTATGGGCCCTGTAACCGCCCAAGAAGAAAGCCCGGCCGTTACGTATAGTGCCCCTTCGCAAAACCTGTTGAAGTTTAACCGGTTCTTGATCAACCCAACCTTTTCAACGGTCAGGGAAGACAAGTCGTACATCAACCTGTTTCATAGAAACCAAGCGGTATCTTTTGATGACAATTTTCAGACCTATTTCTTGAGCTATAGCGGTAGAATAGGGGATAGAAGCGGTTTGGGCGTGAGCCTATACACACAACGCGAGGGTATATTCAACAACTTTGGGGTGTTGGCCAATTACGCCTACGGGGTAAAGCTGAGCGAACAGAGCAATTTTACCTTTGGTGCAAACTTTAGTTACTATAACAGTGGCCTTGACCAGAACAGGGCCAGTTCATTGGACCCCAATGATCCGCTTTTGGGCCGGAACAATAGCACATTGCTTTTGTTTCAACCGGGTTTCAACCTTTCGTTCGGCCGTTTTGATTTCGGGGCTTTTGCCGAAAACCTGTTCGACTACAATCTAAAAACCAACGAATCAAATACCGAATTCAGCGAAAAAATGTATTCGGCCCACCTACAATATACCCATCAGTTTGAAAATGCCTCGGGCATTTTTGAACAAGGCCGGCTGATGCCGTTGGCCAGGGTACGAAAAGTGGGGGAAGAGGATATATCCCTAGGGGGTGGACTCATCATGGACCTACCAAAACTAGGGTGGCTACAAGCCGGTTATGACGATCTTTTTGGTGCCTCTGCCGGGGTGGGCTTTAACCTGAACCGCAGAATTTCACTCGGGTATACCATGGAAAAGGGATTGAGCAATGATTTGGACAATCTCGGACTCACCCACGAAATCTCACTGGCCTATTCGTTTACCCCAACCCTGACCGAAGACCGTGTAATGCTTGAAAAGGAAGATGAATTGGTAAGCAACGAGGAGGAGGAAACTCCGATTGAAGAGCTCACGCTATCAGAAAAAGACATGAGGATTGCTGAGCTTGAACGCAAACTGGCCGAAAACGATGCCATTCTCGATGAACTGCTGTTTCGGCAAGACTCACTCGAACAAAACCGTCAACGCGACCTAGAACGACGGTTTGAAAACGTGATGCGCCTTGTACGCAGGGAAACACAGGGCAAAAGGCCTGAACTGGAGCAGCAGGCCCGGGAAACCTATTTCGCGGGAACTGATGTGGCGCCCACCGATACAAACAAACAACAGCCCCTGGCCAACCATGGGTTGACCAACAATACCTCGGCCAAAAAAATCATCAAACTCAAAGATACCGACAGGCCCATTGAATCAAAGCCTGTGGCAGTGCGTGAGGACAGTAAAAAAGATAACATTCGGTATAAAAATACTTCTAGAAGCTTCAAGTCATTTACCATTCCAAATATACAGAGCGGCCATTATTTGATTGCCAATGTATATCGTGGCACCAAGTACATGAACAAGTTCATCGATGAGTTAAAGGCCCAGGGCATAGAGGCCGATTACTTCCAAAATCCGAAGAACGGCCTCAACTATGTATACCTAAAGGGGTATGCCAATAAACAAGATGCCATCAATGCCTATCGTTCCAAGCTCAACGGCACCTATCAGGGCGATACTTGGGTGATGAAGGTAACAGGCGACTACGACAACACACAATACGCCAGCAATGAGGTGTCTGATTCAAAATACGACGATACCGCCCTACGCCAAAATGTGGTATCTGCCGATCAAGAGCCCTCTGGCAACACACAAGGGGGCATCGCCTATAAAACATACGACATAGACGGGCTAGGTTCTGGTTTCTATATCATTGCCAATGTCTTTGAAAAACCTTCGAATGCCAAGCGCTTTGTCAAAGAACTGAATGCCAAGGGGCTCAGTGCCAGTTACTTCATCAATCCGGAAAACAACTACCGGTATGTTTACCTGAAAAGGCACAGTGAATGGACGAGCGCCTTGATTTCATACTACTCCAAACTGAACAATCAATACCATGATCAGATATGGATCATGCGTGTTAAACCAAACCATATAAGCTAA
- a CDS encoding gliding motility-associated C-terminal domain-containing protein, translating into MRPIFPNRILPLVVACLFFGAQVNAQVLNKPVPADNPNLPGNSAWTAACASSDFNEYFVNFTWAPPLVNSDNEFILELSDGNGDFASATELARVSNQNTNFDFDFQFALPTDTRGENYRMRVRSTSPAVTSPSSDPYAMYYIDYNSPILISQDGNGTIPPGGTINLCDGNSITLSPHNVPNADTYQYKWYRSGTPLSETSENLTVSSAGMYYVEIDYGATCSGSANTLSNTIEITTGSSQGIAINPPSKTALCPGETETLQANITGTGLTYTWYKDGTAITTPTVDDDSYVVDASISGFEGDYQVEISGNGICQERSAVVTITNASNFTVTRDNPATIVILPSQTKTLSVSTTASSPNYQWYKDGSPISGATNSSLDVTDVGTYFARVTESGGACAASPVDSETTQVVAPDSFEFVIDYSTSYTACESTDVTIGLLQINAVASDGSKTDVTTDMEATFSYQWRRNGTDLAGETNNTLMVTDNTDNGDFILTGTAGAFNASSNTLSVQLRTSESIAINSSATVVCPGGDPVTLTTTRDLSGETFEWHRNGSDTGSTATELTVTQSGTYRLMVNIDGCMVPSNEIAVSDFDDSQLVIDTDENIVIPEGESITVTASGADTYNWYNTNNDLLSNSDRVTLSEEGQYVLVASIGDCEATRQLSVEYRDNFRVPNVVTANGDGINDLWVLPNTYSRRSDVTVTIYNEKGQEVLNVTDYQNNWPQSSTSFSEQNMVFYYKIRKENQTLKQGTITVIR; encoded by the coding sequence ATGAGACCTATTTTTCCAAATCGTATTCTACCATTGGTCGTTGCCTGTTTGTTCTTCGGAGCGCAGGTGAACGCACAGGTGTTGAACAAACCGGTACCTGCCGACAACCCGAACCTACCAGGCAACTCTGCTTGGACCGCCGCTTGCGCTTCTTCAGATTTCAACGAATATTTCGTCAATTTCACTTGGGCCCCGCCGTTGGTGAACAGCGACAACGAGTTTATCCTCGAGCTTTCTGACGGCAATGGCGATTTTGCCTCTGCCACCGAACTGGCCCGGGTAAGCAACCAAAACACAAATTTTGATTTCGATTTTCAATTTGCATTGCCCACGGACACCCGTGGCGAAAACTACCGCATGAGGGTACGCAGCACCAGTCCCGCTGTTACCAGTCCGTCCTCCGATCCGTACGCCATGTACTACATCGATTATAATTCACCCATCTTGATCAGTCAAGATGGCAACGGAACCATTCCCCCGGGCGGAACCATCAATCTCTGCGATGGCAACTCCATCACCTTGAGCCCGCACAACGTGCCCAATGCAGATACCTATCAGTATAAATGGTATCGCAGCGGTACGCCATTGAGCGAAACCAGTGAAAACCTGACGGTTTCTTCGGCCGGTATGTATTATGTGGAAATCGATTATGGGGCCACCTGTTCAGGGTCGGCCAATACCCTTTCGAACACCATCGAGATCACTACGGGCAGCAGTCAGGGCATTGCCATCAATCCTCCTTCAAAAACAGCATTGTGCCCCGGTGAAACCGAAACCTTACAGGCAAACATTACGGGTACCGGCCTGACCTACACTTGGTACAAGGATGGTACGGCCATAACAACACCCACCGTAGACGATGACTCGTATGTGGTCGATGCCAGTATATCTGGCTTCGAGGGCGATTATCAGGTAGAGATCTCTGGCAACGGTATTTGCCAAGAACGTTCGGCAGTGGTAACCATTACCAATGCCAGCAATTTTACGGTTACGCGCGACAACCCCGCGACGATCGTTATCCTTCCATCGCAAACCAAGACCCTATCGGTTTCAACCACTGCCAGCAGCCCCAACTACCAATGGTATAAGGATGGAAGCCCTATATCGGGCGCCACCAATAGCTCACTCGATGTAACCGATGTCGGCACCTACTTTGCCCGCGTAACTGAAAGCGGGGGCGCCTGTGCGGCCTCACCCGTAGATTCTGAAACCACCCAAGTGGTGGCACCAGATTCGTTTGAGTTCGTGATCGACTACAGCACCTCATATACCGCCTGTGAATCGACCGATGTAACCATCGGACTTTTGCAGATCAATGCCGTTGCCTCTGATGGAAGCAAAACCGATGTCACCACTGATATGGAAGCAACCTTCTCGTACCAATGGAGAAGAAACGGGACTGATCTGGCCGGTGAAACGAACAATACGCTCATGGTAACCGACAACACCGATAATGGCGATTTTATACTGACCGGTACAGCTGGAGCCTTCAATGCCTCGTCAAACACTTTGTCGGTGCAGTTGAGAACCTCTGAGAGCATTGCCATCAACAGCAGTGCCACCGTGGTCTGCCCCGGAGGAGACCCGGTTACCTTGACAACGACCCGTGACTTGAGCGGTGAGACCTTTGAATGGCACAGAAACGGCAGTGATACCGGTTCAACCGCCACCGAACTGACCGTGACCCAATCGGGCACGTACCGTTTGATGGTCAACATCGACGGCTGTATGGTACCCTCGAACGAAATTGCCGTTTCCGATTTTGATGATTCGCAATTGGTCATCGATACAGATGAGAACATTGTAATCCCCGAGGGAGAATCGATTACGGTGACCGCCAGCGGAGCAGATACATACAATTGGTACAATACCAACAACGACCTCTTGAGCAACTCAGACCGGGTAACGCTCTCGGAAGAAGGACAATATGTGTTGGTGGCCAGCATTGGTGATTGTGAAGCGACCCGACAGCTATCTGTAGAGTACCGCGACAATTTCAGGGTACCCAATGTGGTGACCGCCAATGGCGATGGCATCAACGACCTTTGGGTGCTGCCGAACACTTATTCTAGACGTTCTGACGTGACCGTCACCATATATAACGAAAAAGGCCAAGAGGTCTTGAACGTCACCGACTATCAAAACAACTGGCCACAATCGAGCACATCGTTCTCTGAGCAGAACATGGTGTTCTATTACAAGATCAGAAAAGAAAACCAAACACTAAAACAAGGAACCATTACGGTTATCCGCTAG